The proteins below are encoded in one region of Sander lucioperca isolate FBNREF2018 chromosome 11, SLUC_FBN_1.2, whole genome shotgun sequence:
- the hsh2d gene encoding hematopoietic SH2 domain-containing protein homolog gives MMEWSQSSQGQRDAFIWFTESQLQRVIRNGIVPEWFHGIISRKTAEELLMAKPPGYFLIRVSESRIGYTLSYRAEDRCRHFMIDALEDGHYVIVGENRRHRLLQDLVDFHRRTPILPFTEVLTVACGQTSKDKTDYAELLFTQRHLNPNTSLLPNNSLHPSTSHQTSQEDIPPALPYRPNNLRNSPVPSSNKLYPSLEEEFHRVTSPLPATPVTRKRYTGDNPPSNQPPEVPDRSSVPPLKQNQACIRTVSAPESPPTPTATGDPSSTNIQSVKNQEAKPSVISNLKNLKKKFQKKRSISQENMYAEINVVENEYHEITGQQTFNAPPFPHTCTEQTLTDGGVPDEYLPPPPFAPGY, from the exons ATGATGGAGTGGAGTCAGTCGTCACAAGGACAGCGTGATGCCTTCATCTGGTTCACAGAGTCCCAGCTCCAGCGTGTGATCAGGAACGGGATCGTCCCTGAATGGTTTCATGGGATCATTTCCAGGAA GACGGCAGAGGAACTGCTGATGGCCAAGCCTCCTGGCTACTTCctcatcagagtcagtgagAGCCGGATTGGCTACACTCTCTCATACCG CGCTGAGGACCGCTGCAGACATTTCATGATCGATGCGTTAGAGGACGGCCATTACGTCATAGTAGGGGAGAACAGGCGCCACCGGCTTCTGCAGGACCTGGTGGACTTTCACCGTAGGACTCCCATTTTGCCTTTCACTGAGGTGCTGACTGTCGCTTGTGGACAG ACCTCAAAAGACAAGACTGACTATGCAGAGCTGCTTTTTACCCAAAGACATCTAAACCCTAACACAAGTTTGCTACCAAACAACTCACTGCATCCCAGCACGAGTCATCAAACATCACAAGAGGATATCCCACCTGCCCTTCCTTATCGACCAAATAACCTGAGGAACTCTCCAGTCCCGTCTTCAAACAAACTTTACCCAAGTTTGGAAGAAGAATTTCACCGTGTCACTTCCCCTCTTCCAGCCACG CCTGTGACCAGAAAGAGATACACCGGCGACAACCCTCCATCCAACCAGCCTCCGGAGGTTCCTGATCGGAGCTCTGTCCCTCCACTGAAGCAGAACCAGGCTTGTATCAGAACAGTCTCTGCACCTGAGAGCCCCCCAACACCTACAGCCACTGGAGACCCCAGCAGCACCAACATCCAGTCTGTAAAGAACCAGGAAGCAAAGCCGTCAGTCATTTCCAACCTGAAGAACCTCAAGAAGAAATTCCAAAAGAAGAGAAGCATATCGCAGGAGAATATGTACGCAGAGATAAATGTGGTGGAGAATGAATACCACGAGATCACAGGGCAGCAGACCTTCAACGCTCCACCATTTCCCCACACTTGCACTGAGCAGACACTGACTGATGGAGGGGTACCTGACGAGTACCTTCCACCTCCACCTTTTGCTCCAGGCTACTGA